The following coding sequences lie in one Cannabis sativa cultivar Pink pepper isolate KNU-18-1 chromosome 5, ASM2916894v1, whole genome shotgun sequence genomic window:
- the LOC133038174 gene encoding uncharacterized protein LOC133038174 → MESSWPLLRARDVVERWTAPHGNSVKLNVDAAMFNIGEPYGIGLVVRNGSGLLIEGRTRLFYGQVEPVLAEAIGIREALSWIKDSRWQDVYVETDCLNVVQAIHCSTEMISLFGLVIKDCKTLLANLNNVSVSFIKRSANVVAHSFARAAILYPDCSFSLESVPTELLPSLVAEVVL, encoded by the coding sequence ATGGAATCGTCATGGCCTTTACTTCGGGCTAGAGACGTTGTTGAGCGATGGACCGCTCCTCATGGTAATAGCGTCAAGCTGAATGTAGATGCAGCGATGTTCAACATTGGAGAACCATATGGTATCGGGTTGGTTGTTCGGAATGGCTCAGGACTTCTCATTGAAGGTCGCACCAGATTGTTCTATGGCCAAGTTGAACCGGTGCTTGCTGAAGCAATTGGCATCCGTGAGGCCTTAAGCTGGATCAAGGACAGTCGGTGGCAAGATGTGTATGTCGAAACGGACTGCCTCAATGTAGTGCAAGCAATTCATTGCTCGACAGAGATGATCTCTTTGTTTGGGTTGGTTATTAAAGATTGTAAGACTTTGCTTGCTAATTTAAACAATGTATCTGTTTCCTTTATTAAGCGATCAGCTAATGTAGTGGCCCATTCCTTTGCAAGGGCGGCTATATTGTACCCTGATTGTTCTTTCAGTTTGGAGTCTGTTCCAACTGAGTTGCTACCAAGTTTGGTAGCGGAAGTCGTTCTTTAA